TACTATACGGACAGTCTCATAAAGGTGAATCATGTATCGGGCTAATAAAGAGCGTACTGGAATTTATAAAACTCAAGGTCTTCGCAACTTAAGGGGAATAAAGTGGAAGCTACTAATAGATTCTAATCCAGAAATAATCCCATCAAATACTGGTCTTAACTGTCCTTTAGTTATTACTGATCGAGTAATTTATCTATGTAATAAAAAAGGATATTTGTATGCAATAAATGCTCAAATTGGAGAATAAAAATAGGTAGTACTAGCATAGATAATTTAATATTACATAATCAAACAATCTACGCTAGTGAAAAGAATGGAAACCTTTACGCAATAAGTATTGAAACACGGAGGATAAAGTGGAGGTCATCAATCAATTTTATTCGCTATTCCAATCCAGTAATTTACAATAATGTTCTTTACGCTAATTGTATAGATGGAAATCTTTATGCTTTAGATGTGGAGACTGGTCAGGAAAAATGGAGATTTAAAACTATTAAAGATATGGCCGTAACTCCTCCTACATTGAGAAATGGAGTTCTTTATATTGGTAGTGAGAATGGTAATATTTATGCCGTAGATGTTAATACAAGGCAAAAAAAATGGAAATTTGAAATAGGTCAATTAAGATGGCTATTTTCCCTTCCTGTTATAGTTAATAATGTGGTTTATATAGGAGTTAAAAATAGTATTATCTATGCCATAGATGCTGAAGAGGGAACAGAAATCTGGCAATCTCAGATAGAGGATACATATTACCTTTCTCCGTTATGCCCACTAGTAGTTGACGACGAGTTTATCTATATAGGGATAGGCATTGGTTCTCTGTGTGCGATAAATATTAAAAGCCAGGAAAAATCATGGCAGAAATTAGGGCGTGCTATTCAACGAATCAACAGTATTTCACTAGCAGATGGAATTATTTATTGTGAGCGTTCAGGAGCTATCAATGCAATTGAAGCAGAATCGGGAAAAGAGTTATGGGAGTTTGCTGCACCCGAACCCGATTGGTGGATCTTAAAACCTAATCTCTGGCTACCTCAAATATTCAATAACTTAAGTAAGAGATTTGCAGGAAGCTCAACAATCCAATTTTCTTCTCCTGTAATTGCTGATAAAGTCATCTACACTTTCTGCGATAATGGATATTTATATGCTTTACATTAAGTTTAAATCGTACATTTATAATTGAATTAATCATATAGAAAGCAAGTTATTTCAGACATATCTTAAAAATGCAGCATGAGTTAGAAAAACTAATAGTAGAGCAATATCGGATTATAGATTTTTTGGGAGCAGGTCTAGGCGGGGAAACTTACAAAGCACTCGATCTTAAAAACGAACAATTAGTAGCTTTAAAGGTTTTATCTCTACAGCAGACAAGCAACTGGAAAATATTAGAAATGTTTGAAAGAGAAGCTAGTATTCTCGCTCAATTAAAACATCCTAGAATTCCTGATTATCTAATTATTTTCAGATAGATAATACCCACGAAAAACACTGGTATTTAGTTCAAAAATTCATCTCTGGGAAATCTCTTTTTACTTTAGTAGAAAATAGTTGGCGGACAACTGAAGCTGGTTGACTGACAAAAGA
This DNA window, taken from Pleurocapsa sp. FMAR1, encodes the following:
- a CDS encoding outer membrane protein assembly factor BamB family protein codes for the protein MGSTSIDNLILHNQTIYASEKNGNLYAISIETRRIKWRSSINFIRYSNPVIYNNVLYANCIDGNLYALDVETGQEKWRFKTIKDMAVTPPTLRNGVLYIGSENGNIYAVDVNTRQKKWKFEIGQLRWLFSLPVIVNNVVYIGVKNSIIYAIDAEEGTEIWQSQIEDTYYLSPLCPLVVDDEFIYIGIGIGSLCAINIKSQEKSWQKLGRAIQRINSISLADGIIYCERSGAINAIEAESGKELWEFAAPEPDWWILKPNLWLPQIFNNLSKRFAGSSTIQFSSPVIADKVIYTFCDNGYLYALH
- a CDS encoding protein kinase domain-containing protein codes for the protein MQHELEKLIVEQYRIIDFLGAGLGGETYKALDLKNEQLVALKVLSLQQTSNWKILEMFEREASILAQLKHPRIPDYLIIFR